A segment of the Vulcanisaeta thermophila genome:
CAAGCATCTTAAGCCCCAGCGCCTCGGCCCTGGCCCTCGTGTAGCTGGTCATTAAGGAGCCCAATATGGAGAGGAGTAGTAACACCGTGGGTACGAAGCCCCCATGGACCAACCATAGGTCTATGAGGGTTATGAAGTCCACGTACCTATCCAGGGTGGAGTCCAGGAATGCGCCTAACACCGTAGTCCTGCCTAGGTACCGGGCCACCAACCCATCCACCATGTCGAAGAAGCCAGCCACTATGAGTAGTACCAACGTTATTACTAAGGCGTGGGGTATGCCCATGTAGATAATCACAGGTGTTGGTAACGCCAGCACCAGTGATAGAATGGTTATTAGGTTTGGGTTATGGGGCAGCACTTTTATTAATCCACGTTTGAGTATCGCCTTACCTATCCTCTCAATCTCATCCTTTAACCTCCCCAGAACCACAGTCAACATCGCAGTTAAACACTTCCTTAAGTATTACTGATATGAAGGACCTTGCCCTTAACCACAGGTCCAGGGCTCCAGGGGCTAACCTATACATCTTGGAACCACCACTCTCAAAGCTCTCTATTAAGCCATCCCTCTCCATCTTGTAGAGGACCACGTAGACACCCACGTTCGTAACCCTCACATGAAACCTCTCCCTAACCTCCTTGGCTATTTCATAACCATACATGGGCCTCTCCTGCAGGAGCCTGACTATGTAGATCCACAGGTTCTCCCTGGTCAACTTACTCACAAGCCTATCCAGGGCCCTCTCCACACAGTACTTCATAGGGCCTGCCTTTTAAGTAAGGGGTCACGTAGCCCTTGGGGACGCTATTACATAAATCAATAGAGAAAGATTTAATAACCCCATCCCCTACATAGCCTTGATGTCAGTAATGGGGACTACATTCCTAGAAAGTGTCCTACAAACACTAAAGAGATCTATAGAGTTGGGCGGGTACCCACAGGAGGTCTATGAGATCCTAAGCAGACCCCAGAGGATAATAACAGTAAACATACCCGTTAGGATGGACAACGGCAAGATACAGGTGTTCACGGGTTACAGGGTACAGCACAACAACGCCCTAGGACCATACAAGGGCGGTATTAGGTTCCACCCAGAGGTCATGCTGGATGAGGTCATAGCCCTGGCCACGGTGATGACATTAAAAAACGCACTAAACGGCCTACCATACGGTGGAGGGAAGGGAGCCATAGCAGTGGACCCAAAGAAGCTAAGCAGGAGGGAGCTTGAGGAACTGAGCAGGGGCTACGCAAGGGCCCTGGCACCCTTCATAGGGCCCGAGACCGACATACCAGCGCCCGATGTGGGCACGAACCCACAGATAATGGCGTGGATGGTTGATGAGTACAGCAAGATAGCCGGGCGCAACGTGCCCGGCGTCTTCACAGCAAAGCCAGCGGTCCTATGGGGAAACCCAGTGAGGGAGTACTCCACGGGCTTCGGCGTAGCCGTCTGGGCCAGGGAAGCCGCCAAGAAACTGTGGGGCGGCATTGAGGGGAAGACCGTGGCCGTACAGGGATTCGGAAACGTGGGTTACTGGGCAGCTTACTGGCTAACAAAAATGGGGGCCAGGGTAGTCGCGGTCAGCGACATCGGGGGCGGCGTGTACAACCCCAACGGTATCGACCTAACCGCCGCGAAGGCCGTTACGGATAAGACGGGCACCGTGGCCAATTACGACAGCACAGGAACCAGGAAGATCACAAACGAGGAACTACTGGAACTACCAGTTGATATACTGGTACCCGCGGCCGTGGAGAACGTAATACACAGGGGCAACGCCAACAACATAAAGGCCAAGTTAATAGTGGAGGGGGCCAACGGACCAACTACCGCGGACGCCGAGGAAATACTACACAAGAAGGGAGTATGGATACTACCAGACCTAGCCGCCAACGCAGGCGGCGTGGTAGTGTCATACCTAGAGTGGGTAGAGAACCTACAGTGGTACTTCTGGACAGAGGAAGAAACCAGGAACAGACTAGAGGCAATACTCATGAACACCTTCAACAGAGTAATGACCAGATGGAACAAACTAGGCCCAGCAAACGTAACCATAAGAGAAGCAGCATACGTAGAGGCAGTGGACAGAATATACAACGCAATGAAAGTCAGAGGCTGGATCTAAACAATCAAAACCCATCTCTCCCCCAACCCCAAGAAAACCTTAAAAACACGAAAAACACACAAAAACAAGCCGCCGTAGCTCAGCCCGGTCAGAGCGGCGGGCTGTTAACCCGTAGGCCGTGGCCCGCCAGCCATGGGCGGAAGTCCCGGGTTCGAATCCCGGCGGCGGCGCCAAAACCTCATTTTCATGAACCCCACGTGGGGTTTGTGGGCGTGGGTTTGCGGGCGCTAACTTTAAAAAGACACTTATCACG
Coding sequences within it:
- a CDS encoding CDP-alcohol phosphatidyltransferase family protein, whose amino-acid sequence is MLTVVLGRLKDEIERIGKAILKRGLIKVLPHNPNLITILSLVLALPTPVIIYMGIPHALVITLVLLIVAGFFDMVDGLVARYLGRTTVLGAFLDSTLDRYVDFITLIDLWLVHGGFVPTVLLLLSILGSLMTSYTRARAEALGLKMLGVGLLEREERLLIIYVIIIAYLMLHTPLVITYGLGVLAVLTNATAVQRIVIVTLKVG
- a CDS encoding PadR family transcriptional regulator yields the protein MKYCVERALDRLVSKLTRENLWIYIVRLLQERPMYGYEIAKEVRERFHVRVTNVGVYVVLYKMERDGLIESFESGGSKMYRLAPGALDLWLRARSFISVILKEVFNCDVDCGSGEVKG
- a CDS encoding Glu/Leu/Phe/Val family dehydrogenase gives rise to the protein MSVMGTTFLESVLQTLKRSIELGGYPQEVYEILSRPQRIITVNIPVRMDNGKIQVFTGYRVQHNNALGPYKGGIRFHPEVMLDEVIALATVMTLKNALNGLPYGGGKGAIAVDPKKLSRRELEELSRGYARALAPFIGPETDIPAPDVGTNPQIMAWMVDEYSKIAGRNVPGVFTAKPAVLWGNPVREYSTGFGVAVWAREAAKKLWGGIEGKTVAVQGFGNVGYWAAYWLTKMGARVVAVSDIGGGVYNPNGIDLTAAKAVTDKTGTVANYDSTGTRKITNEELLELPVDILVPAAVENVIHRGNANNIKAKLIVEGANGPTTADAEEILHKKGVWILPDLAANAGGVVVSYLEWVENLQWYFWTEEETRNRLEAILMNTFNRVMTRWNKLGPANVTIREAAYVEAVDRIYNAMKVRGWI